GACGTGAACATCTCGCTCCGTTCGACCTGGCCGGCGGACGGGAAGCACTCCAGTTCGGGGGGAAACCGGAACGGTCCGCCGATTCGCCCCGCCAGTTCCCGGGCGAAGGTCCCCGGGGCGTCCGCCGCTTCGGGGGACGCCCCCTCCAGGCTCACCTTGACGTAACAGTCCCCGGCGAGGAAGTAAACTGACCCGTCGCCGGCGTACCCTTCGGCGCCCAGGGGGAGAAACGAACCCTTCGCGGGGCGCTCCCGGCTGTAGACGCCGAAAGCGTGCAGGGGGCCGCCCATCCGGTAGACGTCGACCGTCAGGGCCGCTTTCCCGCCGTTCTCGTAGCGGGCGGCGGCCAGCTCCCGGAAGTCGTACTGAAGGAAAAGGTCCGCGGCGCCGTCGATGTACTCGAAGAGGGTCTCCCGGGTGTAGGCGGTGGGGCCTTCCACCATCTTCCAGCCGGCCACCTGCGGGAACAGGCCCGGGCCGGTCCCCTTCGCCGGTCCGGCCCCGGCCGCAGGGGCGCTCGACAGGAGCACCGGTAGAACGAAAGCGAAGACGCAGAGACGGGGTTTGGCGAGGAAGGGTGCATGCATGTTCGTGTGCCTCTCGAAAGTCCGGGGACGGCAGTCCCTCGTCGGTGTGCCGGGTGGCCGAAGTCCTATCAACTCGTGCTCATCCGTGTCCATCCGTGTTCATCCGTGGTCGTTTCCCGCCCCGCCCGGGTCAGGAAACGAAGGCCGCGGGCACGGTGCGGAGGGGGAGCACCTCGGCGAGGCGCTCCCGGACGTCGATCCCCCGGGCGCAGCGCGCCGTGCACTCCGCGCAGCCTTCGCACGGGTCTTCCGGCAGGTCGAGGGACCGCAGGAGGTCGCGGGCCTCCTGCCGGTTGCGGTAGCCGAAGGCGTACATGTAGCCGCGCATGGCGTCCGGGAGGGGCAGGCCCCTCGGGCAGAGGCTCGCGCACCGGCCGCAGCCCTGGCAGTAGAGCCCGGCCTGCCCTCCGGGCGCGAGGGCCTCGCGATCGGCGGGGGTCAGGGTCAGGTCCCGCAGGACGGCTGCGTCGGTCTTGAGCTGGTCGAAGGTGGTGAAGCCCGGGATGGCGGTGCACACGGCCGGGCTCTGCAGGGACCACTTCAGGGCGGCCGCCATGTCGATGGGCCGGGTCCGGGCCTTGTCCCAGTACACGCCCGCCTGGGTCTTCATCACAATCACCCCCAGGCCCGCTTTCGCGGCTTCCTCGATCGCCTTCCGCACCTCGTCGCGGTGGTCCTGCCGGAAATTGTAGGCGGTCAGCACCACGTCGTAGAACCGGCTTTCCGCCGCGGCCCGGATGACCTCCGGTTCGTTGGCGTGGGTGGTGACGCCCACGAATCGGGCCCGCCCCGATTTCCGGATGGTTTCCAGCGCCTTCAGGAGGGGTTCGAAAAGGGCGGCCTCCCGCTTCGAGACGTTGTGCAGGTAGAGGATGTCGACGTATTCCATCTGCAGCCGCTGGAGGCTGACGGAGAACTGGTTCACGAACTCGACGGCCGAGGTCGCGGCGCTGAAGAGACCGGTGGAGCGGTCCATCCCCCCGCCGGGGACCTTGGTGGCGATGACGAAGGAATCGCGCTTCCGCCCCTTGAGGACCTCCCCCAGCATGGTCTCGTTGCGGCCCTGCTGGTAGCGGTGGGCGGTGTCCAGGTGAACCATCCCGGCGTCCAGGGCCGCTTCGACGAGCCGGGGGTTGTCGGCGTTCATCACCCCCATGCTCACCACGGGCAGGGAGATCCCCGTGCGGCCGAGGGTCCTCCGGATGACGGGCTTTTCCGCGGCCTTCGCCGGCGGCGCCGCGGCGGAGAGGACGGAGGGCAGGCCCGCTGCCGCCGCGCCCGTCAGCCCGAGGCGCAGGAACGCTCTCCGGTCCATGCCTTCATCGCGATTTTTCATCGTTTGTCCTCCAGTTCCATGGGTTGCGTGCAGTCCGGGCAAACGGGAAGGAGCGGCTCGAAGCGCTCCTGGAAACTCACTTCGCGGGCGCCGCGGCCGCGGCGCTCTCGCGGGCGAACCGGGCCAGCAGGTCGCCCACGGCGTCCCGGTGGA
The sequence above is a segment of the Acidobacteriota bacterium genome. Coding sequences within it:
- a CDS encoding aldo/keto reductase, which gives rise to MKNRDEGMDRRAFLRLGLTGAAAAGLPSVLSAAAPPAKAAEKPVIRRTLGRTGISLPVVSMGVMNADNPRLVEAALDAGMVHLDTAHRYQQGRNETMLGEVLKGRKRDSFVIATKVPGGGMDRSTGLFSAATSAVEFVNQFSVSLQRLQMEYVDILYLHNVSKREAALFEPLLKALETIRKSGRARFVGVTTHANEPEVIRAAAESRFYDVVLTAYNFRQDHRDEVRKAIEEAAKAGLGVIVMKTQAGVYWDKARTRPIDMAAALKWSLQSPAVCTAIPGFTTFDQLKTDAAVLRDLTLTPADREALAPGGQAGLYCQGCGRCASLCPRGLPLPDAMRGYMYAFGYRNRQEARDLLRSLDLPEDPCEGCAECTARCARGIDVRERLAEVLPLRTVPAAFVS